Part of the Syntrophobacterales bacterium genome is shown below.
TCTAACGGCTTTCATTGGGTTTATCCAGCGTCATCTTCACCCTCTTCCAGGGGGTGGCGGAATGGATCGGATTCCCATGGCGGAATCAATCGGAATCGGGTGGCGACTTGAATCGGAATCGGGTGGCGGCTTGCGCCGGAATACGCAGTCAACGGGAAATTTAATTTTTACTAACGCGGGCTGACGCCCGCAACCCAAGTATTTAAGATGAAAATGCATCACCAATTTGGTAGATTCCGATTCAAATCGGCCACCCCTTTGAAGGGTGAGGAGACGCTGGATTTAGCGACTTACTTCTGAAATCCTGCCGAAAAAGACAGGAAATTTTTCCGGTACGGCAAAAAGTTTCTGTAAACAGATAACTTGGACAATGATTCTCTGGAGGCGACTTAAAGAACATGGGTTGCGGGCGTAAAGCCCCGCTTTGGTTGTCAGTCGTGAAAGAAGTTGCCAGTTTGGCATGGAATCGGCGGCGCCTGTTTCAACAGCATCAGGGCAGGATGTTTACGCCCAGAAAATCATTAGCGGGGGCGCTGCCAACTTATTTATTTTTTCCATCCCGTACCTCCCTGTCAGAAGGCATGGTCAGCGCTTTCACGATTGTCCTCGCGCTGAAGGGAAGCAGACGCAAAAGCGCGTTCAACCCCCAGGCGGCGCTGATATTCCAGTGCAGTTTCTTGCGGTGAGCAGCCCTCCAGACGGCGGCGGCCACCTCTTCAGGCCCCAGCCGCACCCCCAGCCGCTTGATGCTGTAAACCTCCTGCGATTCGGCAAGCAGGGGAGTATTGACGTAGGGAGGCCGAATGTCGCAGACGAAAATCCCGTATTTTTCCAGTTCTATGTTCCACGCCTCCGTCAGGGCGGACAGGGCATGTTTGGTGGCTGAATAGACGGAGAGATCCGGAACTCCATAGAGAGATGCCGAAGACGACATGTTGATTATCCGGGAATCAGGAGTTCTCTTCAGATACGGCAGGGCAAAGCTGGCGCAGTTCAGACATCCCTTCACGTTGACGTCCACTATTTTGTGATGGGCGGCAAGGGCAACATTTTCAAAGAAACCGAATTTCAGGATGCCGGCGTTGTTGACAAGCACATCGAGCCTGCCGCCGGTTTTTTCCGCAAAGGCGTCCATTGTCTGTTGAACGCTCACCGGCTCGGTCACATCCATCTGCTGAAAAAATCCACCCGCTGTTCCCATTTCAGCGGCAAGCCGTGTCAGGCCGGCGCCGTTTACGTCGCATGCGCCGACATGCCAGTTGTTTTTTGCAAACAGCAACGCGGTTTGTCTGCCTATTCCGGAGGCCGCGCCGGTAATCAAAACCGTTTTTTTGTCCATCACCCCTTTTCCAGAATATGCACGCACATCGCCGCCTCCTCGACCCCGATGTTGCCGCCGCCATTTTCGGAGAGGGCAAGCCGGGCGTTTTCGACCTGCCTTTCCCCCGCCTCGCCCCGCAGTTGGACAACAAGCTCGAATATCTGGGCAAGCCCCGAAGCGCCGATCGGATGTCCCCGCGATTCAAGGCCGCCGCTGGTATTGACCGGCTGTTTGCCGCCGAGCTTTGTTTCCCCTGACTCCGCGTAAGGCCCGCCTGCGCCTGCGGGACAAAAACCCATCGCCTCCGTCTGGTGGAGCTCTCCGTAGGCGGTCGCATCGTGCAACTCGGCGACCGATATATCCTTGGGGCCGACCCCGGCCTTTTCGTACGCCTCTTTGGCGAGGCGCTCACCGATATCCTCTCCGTCGAGTTCGCGGTTGCTTCCCTGCCCCATGACCGAGGCGATGATTTTCACCGGCCGGGCGCCGACGAGTTTCCTGAGATATCTCTCCGAGCAGACAACGGCGGCCGCAGCCCCATCTCCCACGGGCGCGCACATGGCTCTGGTCAATGGCCAGGCGATGGTCTTGTCGGCCAGCACCTCATCAACGGTCATCGTGTTTCTGTACTGCGCCATCGGATTGAGCGAGGCGTGAAAGTGGTTTTTCGCGCAGACAACGGCAAGCTGTCTCTGCGTAGTCCCGAAGCGATCCATGTGCCACCGGGCCCCCATCGCATAGGCATCCATGAAAATGCTCCGGCCCTCTCCGGCGGAGGTGTCGGCCGGGGGAACCAGGATATTTTTGAAGCTGCTGCCCACGTTTTCGATCATCCTGATATGTTCAAAAAAATTATCAACATCCATGCAGGTTGCATAGGCGGTAAGCGACTTTATCTTGTCCGGATCGGTTATCTTCTCGGAGCCCACCGCCAGGGCGACATCGTACATACCGGCCTTTATGCCTGTGTATGCCAGATGCAGGGCGGTAGTTGCCCCGGCGCAGGCGTTTTCGACATTGGCAACGGGGATTTTGTCGATCCCCATCCCCCTCAAAACCACCTGCCCCCGGATCGAGTGCTGGTTGCTGAACATCCCCCAGAAGGTGTTCGAAAAGAAAGCGGCCTGCAGCGCCTTTTTGTCCATCCCGGCGTCTTGCAGGGCAAGGAGGATGGCTTCCACGGCCATGTCGCGCACGGTTCTTTCCGGGTATTTGTTGAAGCGGATCATCCCCGTTCCGATGATATAGACATTATCCATTGCTTTTCCTCTGAATGGTTAACTATTTAATATCAGTTCTTTTCAAGAGCGCGTCAGCCGCGGCCAGCGCCAGCGAATAGTTGCTGCCGTCCTCGATCAGTCCCGCGCGGGCATCCCGGAAAATTTTCTCGATCAGGTAGTCCTTGGTCAGACCGTAACCACCGTGAATCTGCAGCGCCTCATTGGCCACTTCAAAGGCGACCTGGGTGCAGTGAGTCTTGGAGGCAATCGAATAC
Proteins encoded:
- a CDS encoding SDR family oxidoreductase; protein product: MRAYSGKGVMDKKTVLITGAASGIGRQTALLFAKNNWHVGACDVNGAGLTRLAAEMGTAGGFFQQMDVTEPVSVQQTMDAFAEKTGGRLDVLVNNAGILKFGFFENVALAAHHKIVDVNVKGCLNCASFALPYLKRTPDSRIINMSSSASLYGVPDLSVYSATKHALSALTEAWNIELEKYGIFVCDIRPPYVNTPLLAESQEVYSIKRLGVRLGPEEVAAAVWRAAHRKKLHWNISAAWGLNALLRLLPFSARTIVKALTMPSDREVRDGKNK
- a CDS encoding thiolase family protein, coding for MDNVYIIGTGMIRFNKYPERTVRDMAVEAILLALQDAGMDKKALQAAFFSNTFWGMFSNQHSIRGQVVLRGMGIDKIPVANVENACAGATTALHLAYTGIKAGMYDVALAVGSEKITDPDKIKSLTAYATCMDVDNFFEHIRMIENVGSSFKNILVPPADTSAGEGRSIFMDAYAMGARWHMDRFGTTQRQLAVVCAKNHFHASLNPMAQYRNTMTVDEVLADKTIAWPLTRAMCAPVGDGAAAAVVCSERYLRKLVGARPVKIIASVMGQGSNRELDGEDIGERLAKEAYEKAGVGPKDISVAELHDATAYGELHQTEAMGFCPAGAGGPYAESGETKLGGKQPVNTSGGLESRGHPIGASGLAQIFELVVQLRGEAGERQVENARLALSENGGGNIGVEEAAMCVHILEKG